The Pedobacter mucosus genome window below encodes:
- the queG gene encoding tRNA epoxyqueuosine(34) reductase QueG, whose translation MYNNTSKYSQLIKDEALRLGFLACGISKAEFLEAEAPRLEKWLHQNHHGEMKYMENYFDKRLDPRLLVDDAKSVISLSLNYYTDERQLDPSAPKISKYAYGEDYHHVIKEKLKALTFFIEENIGEVSGRAFVDSAPVLDRAWAKKSGIGWIGKNSNLISKTDGSFFFLAELIVDLELDYDHPFQTDHCGTCTRCLDACPTDAIIAPQVVDGTKCISYLTIELKNEIPKEFKDKMSNWMFGCDICQDVCPWNRFSKVHDEDAFKPENGLLELNQKDLIEITDEVFKKVFKGSAVKRTKFSGLKRNIDFLKQG comes from the coding sequence GTGTACAACAATACTTCAAAATATAGTCAGTTAATTAAAGATGAGGCGCTTAGATTAGGGTTTTTAGCCTGCGGCATCTCCAAAGCAGAATTTCTTGAAGCTGAAGCCCCAAGATTGGAAAAATGGCTTCATCAAAATCATCATGGCGAAATGAAATATATGGAAAATTATTTCGATAAGCGTCTTGACCCCAGATTGTTAGTTGATGATGCCAAATCTGTTATTTCTTTATCCTTAAATTATTATACAGACGAAAGACAATTGGATCCAAGTGCACCAAAAATTTCTAAATATGCTTATGGAGAAGATTATCATCATGTAATAAAAGAGAAATTAAAAGCGTTAACTTTCTTTATTGAAGAAAACATTGGTGAGGTGTCGGGTAGGGCTTTTGTAGATTCGGCACCAGTTTTGGATCGGGCTTGGGCAAAAAAATCTGGAATTGGATGGATTGGAAAGAACTCAAATTTAATTAGTAAAACAGATGGCTCCTTTTTCTTTTTAGCAGAGCTTATTGTTGATTTAGAATTAGATTATGATCATCCGTTTCAAACCGATCATTGCGGAACCTGCACCCGATGTTTAGATGCTTGCCCTACTGATGCAATAATTGCACCTCAAGTGGTAGATGGCACAAAATGTATTTCTTATCTTACCATAGAACTCAAAAATGAAATTCCTAAGGAATTCAAAGATAAAATGAGCAATTGGATGTTTGGCTGCGATATTTGTCAGGATGTTTGCCCTTGGAATCGCTTTTCGAAAGTACATGATGAAGATGCATTTAAACCAGAAAATGGTCTTCTAGAATTAAATCAAAAAGACCTTATTGAAATAACTGATGAAGTTTTCAAAAAGGTTTTTAAAGGGTCGGCAGTAAAAAGAACAAAATTTTCCGGATTAAAGCGGAACATCGATTTCTTAAAACAAGGGTAG
- a CDS encoding M1 family metallopeptidase: MKARQILSILLFSVVSVSAQIQLPIEPVFQNTYLKETRSASGKPGKNYWQNTSKYNIKVNFNPVNRVLNGNVEITYTNNSPDILKEIWFKLYPNLYKKGTPRKSKFAEADLGDGVTIEKLSTGGNAITDFKIDGTNMTVNVPAVAPGKTITFSITYHYTINKGSHMRTGQVDEGSHFIAYFFPRIAVYDDVDGWNKFPYTGAEEFYNDFDQFNAEVTVPGGYAVWATGDLKNPSEVFQKNIVSKLLAAEQSDAVIDVISSQDLGEKKVTQPKAFNTFKFEAKNVTDFVFALSDHYLWKSSSLVVDPNTKRRTRVDAVFNPKHKDYYEVINFARKTVESMSSTFPKWPFPYNHETIFDGLDQMEYPMMVNDNPVDNRVDAITLTDHEIFHTMFPFYMGINETKYGWMDEGWATIGEWLISPMIDSTIVDEYGIQLTASSSGGNGDSPIMTLTPDLKGSGSFTNSYPKPGLGYLFVKDYLGEELFTKALHHYMRNWNGKHPMPYDFFNSINEGSGKNLNWFWKPWFFEGGVVDLAIKSVDKSTEGYMITVENKGIKPLPIDLTLNFTDGSVQKNHSTIGVWENGNKEVKIEIKTTKKLNKVVMGSAHVPDKVKSDNSFSVN, from the coding sequence ATGAAAGCAAGACAAATTCTTAGCATTTTGCTATTTTCAGTAGTATCTGTAAGTGCCCAAATCCAACTTCCTATAGAGCCAGTTTTTCAAAATACTTATTTAAAAGAAACACGTTCAGCATCTGGAAAACCAGGGAAAAACTATTGGCAGAATACTTCAAAATATAATATTAAGGTTAATTTTAATCCTGTTAATAGGGTTCTTAATGGAAATGTTGAAATAACTTATACCAATAATAGTCCAGATATTTTAAAAGAAATTTGGTTCAAGCTTTATCCAAATCTCTATAAAAAAGGAACCCCTAGAAAATCTAAATTTGCTGAAGCAGATTTAGGTGATGGCGTAACAATTGAAAAGTTGAGCACAGGCGGAAATGCAATAACTGATTTTAAAATCGACGGTACAAATATGACTGTTAATGTACCTGCTGTTGCTCCCGGCAAAACCATTACCTTTTCTATTACCTACCATTATACCATAAATAAAGGTTCTCATATGCGTACTGGGCAAGTTGATGAAGGATCGCATTTTATAGCCTATTTTTTCCCGAGAATTGCAGTTTATGATGATGTTGATGGATGGAATAAGTTTCCTTATACGGGCGCAGAAGAATTTTATAATGATTTTGATCAATTTAACGCAGAAGTTACCGTTCCAGGCGGTTATGCAGTTTGGGCTACTGGCGATTTAAAAAATCCTTCTGAAGTATTTCAAAAAAATATTGTTTCAAAACTATTGGCTGCAGAACAAAGCGATGCGGTTATTGACGTAATTTCCAGTCAGGATTTGGGCGAAAAAAAAGTAACTCAACCAAAAGCTTTTAACACTTTTAAATTTGAAGCTAAAAATGTTACCGATTTTGTTTTTGCTTTAAGTGATCATTATTTATGGAAATCTTCGAGTTTAGTGGTTGATCCCAATACAAAAAGAAGAACACGTGTTGATGCCGTCTTCAATCCAAAACATAAAGACTATTATGAAGTAATAAATTTTGCCCGTAAAACGGTTGAATCTATGAGTTCTACTTTTCCAAAGTGGCCTTTTCCTTATAACCACGAAACTATTTTTGATGGTTTGGATCAAATGGAATATCCAATGATGGTGAATGATAATCCGGTTGATAACCGAGTTGACGCTATAACCTTAACTGATCACGAAATTTTTCATACCATGTTTCCTTTTTACATGGGAATTAATGAAACTAAATACGGTTGGATGGACGAGGGCTGGGCTACAATTGGGGAGTGGTTAATTTCGCCAATGATTGATTCAACAATTGTTGATGAATATGGAATTCAGCTGACTGCATCTTCGTCTGGAGGAAACGGTGATTCACCAATTATGACGCTAACACCTGATTTAAAAGGATCAGGTTCTTTTACAAACTCCTATCCGAAGCCAGGTTTAGGTTATCTTTTTGTTAAAGATTATTTAGGAGAGGAGTTGTTTACCAAGGCATTACATCATTACATGAGAAATTGGAATGGGAAACATCCAATGCCTTACGATTTTTTTAATAGCATAAATGAAGGTAGCGGAAAAAATTTAAACTGGTTTTGGAAACCTTGGTTTTTTGAAGGTGGAGTAGTGGATTTAGCCATTAAATCGGTGGATAAATCTACCGAAGGTTATATGATTACGGTTGAAAATAAAGGGATAAAACCATTGCCGATAGATTTAACCTTAAATTTTACTGATGGATCAGTTCAAAAAAACCATTCTACTATTGGAGTTTGGGAAAATGGAAATAAAGAGGTTAAAATCGAAATTAAAACGACTAAGAAGTTAAATAAAGTAGTTATGGGCAGTGCTCACGTGCCTGATAAAGTGAAAAGTGATAATAGTTTTTCGGTAAATTAA
- a CDS encoding GxxExxY protein produces the protein MLENDISYIIRGCAFNVYNALGPGLLESAYEAALKYEIDKAGLNVRSQVIMPMIYQDIKVDVGYRLDLIVKEKVIIELKSVEIISNVHHKQLITYLKLSGMRLGLLINFNTDNIAKSIYRKVFGMAY, from the coding sequence ATGCTCGAGAACGATATTTCATACATAATTAGAGGGTGTGCCTTTAATGTTTACAATGCTTTAGGACCGGGTTTATTAGAATCCGCATATGAGGCTGCCTTAAAATATGAAATTGACAAGGCTGGACTTAACGTTCGAAGTCAAGTTATTATGCCGATGATTTATCAAGATATTAAAGTTGATGTAGGCTATCGTTTAGATTTAATAGTTAAAGAAAAAGTAATTATTGAACTTAAATCAGTTGAAATAATATCGAATGTTCATCATAAACAATTGATTACATATTTAAAATTATCTGGCATGAGGCTAGGTTTGTTAATAAACTTTAACACAGATAATATTGCAAAAAGTATTTATAGAAAAGTATTTGGCATGGCGTATTAA
- a CDS encoding carbon-nitrogen hydrolase family protein, translating into MNIELRKLTLEDYADLKESMIKAYDSMGGSIWPKSSIEKLLKIFPEGQLCIAVDEKVVACSLAIIVDYDEYGDRHTYKLITGDYSFSTHDPNGDTLYGIEIFVHPEHRGLRLGRRLYEARKELCESLNLKSIIAGGRIPGYHQYAETLSPRQYIDKVKSKEIYDPTLTFQISNDFHVRKVLKNYLPGDHESKEYATLIEWNNIYYQGIDASARSAMTIRLGLVQWQMRLFPDMETFYEQVEFFVDAVSGYKSDFVMFPELFNTPLLQPYNHLPEIEAMRKLAEKTEEIVQKMHEYALSYNINIITGSMPLLENGKLYNATYLCHRTGKIDEYRKIHITPNEQKYYGMIGGDKVKVFDTDCGKVGILICYDVEFPELSRIYADQGMQILFVPFLTDTQNGYTRVRHCAQARAIENECYVAIAGCVGNLPKVNNMDIQFAQSAVFTPSDFAFPTNAVKAEATPNTEMVLVVDVDLHLLDELHHYGTVKVLKDRRTDLYETKLLK; encoded by the coding sequence ATGAATATTGAATTAAGAAAGCTTACGCTTGAAGATTACGCAGATTTAAAAGAATCAATGATTAAGGCTTACGACAGTATGGGCGGTTCTATTTGGCCAAAATCAAGCATTGAAAAATTACTGAAAATATTTCCAGAAGGCCAACTTTGTATTGCGGTCGACGAAAAAGTTGTTGCTTGTTCACTGGCTATAATTGTTGATTATGACGAATATGGTGATCGACATACTTACAAATTAATAACCGGCGACTATTCTTTCTCAACTCACGATCCGAACGGAGACACACTTTACGGAATAGAAATTTTTGTTCATCCTGAACATCGTGGACTTCGCTTAGGTAGAAGATTATATGAAGCTCGAAAAGAGCTTTGTGAAAGTTTAAATTTAAAAAGCATTATTGCTGGCGGTAGGATTCCTGGTTATCATCAATATGCCGAAACCCTGAGTCCTAGGCAATATATTGATAAAGTAAAGTCAAAGGAAATTTATGATCCTACTTTAACTTTTCAAATTTCTAATGATTTCCATGTAAGAAAAGTACTTAAGAATTACCTTCCGGGAGATCATGAATCTAAAGAATATGCTACGCTGATCGAATGGAATAACATTTATTATCAGGGAATAGATGCATCTGCAAGATCAGCAATGACAATTCGTTTGGGTTTAGTACAATGGCAAATGCGATTGTTCCCAGATATGGAAACATTTTACGAACAGGTTGAGTTTTTTGTGGATGCTGTAAGCGGTTATAAATCAGATTTCGTAATGTTCCCTGAACTTTTTAACACGCCACTTTTACAGCCATATAATCACTTACCAGAGATTGAAGCGATGCGTAAACTTGCTGAAAAAACGGAAGAGATTGTGCAAAAAATGCATGAATATGCTTTGAGTTATAATATTAACATTATTACTGGGAGTATGCCGCTTTTAGAAAATGGTAAGCTTTATAATGCGACTTATTTATGCCACAGAACTGGAAAAATTGATGAATATAGAAAAATCCATATCACACCAAACGAGCAAAAATATTATGGAATGATTGGTGGTGATAAGGTAAAAGTTTTTGATACGGATTGTGGAAAAGTTGGCATTTTGATTTGTTACGACGTTGAATTTCCAGAATTAAGCAGAATTTATGCCGATCAAGGAATGCAGATATTATTTGTTCCATTTTTAACGGATACGCAAAATGGTTATACAAGGGTTCGCCATTGTGCTCAGGCAAGAGCGATAGAAAATGAATGTTATGTTGCTATTGCTGGTTGCGTTGGTAATCTTCCGAAAGTGAATAATATGGATATTCAATTTGCTCAATCTGCGGTTTTTACACCTTCAGATTTTGCTTTCCCAACCAACGCAGTCAAGGCTGAAGCTACTCCAAATACAGAAATGGTTTTGGTAGTTGATGTTGACTTACATTTACTGGATGAATTGCATCATTATGGAACCGTAAAGGTGTTAAAAGATAGAAGAACAGATCTTTATGAAACTAAATTATTAAAATAA
- a CDS encoding DUF3857 domain-containing protein, giving the protein MKQILIIACIYLLSLTAKAQNFNYGAITFEDIEFDNKVIDSNANAVVLKEFGTTSIQVDDANGKIELVFEHHVKIKIFNKEGFKEANIIIPTYKDDNREETISELKASTFNYINGKFEETLMSSKSVFTENRSKYTRLTKFTLPNLREGSVIEYSYKLRSPNLFNFKTWEFQSNIPKVISEYLVYIPGIYNYNVSLRGFQKLTDQKVELSKECLRISGSSIDCSKISYLMKNIPAFIEEDYMTASSNFKSAVYFELSDVTNPRGGKTSYTKSWRDIDYDLVSDKSFGSQMKKKDLFKDLVPTIIKNETDDLGKAKAIFNYFKKQIKWDNYFGKYSIDNIKKAIDTRSGNVADINLGLIAALSAANLDAEAVILSTRSNGNINKLYPVISDFDYVIAKVNIGDKSYLLDATEPLLPFGLLPLRCINDQGRVINLKKPSYWIDLKASQKTASSYIVNGILNADGKITGTITTVSQGYAALNKRMEIKKYNSPAEYVEKLDERLTRIKILDQSISNLDSVENPLTEKYEVEFSIIGDKNKDQFYFSPFFISTITKNPFNLNDRTYPVDLGAASDERIIINITVPNDFGLIEKPKDMAIGLPDLGGRYLLRTGLEAGTLSLSQILQFNKAIYQPDEYLILKEFYSKIIQNQKTEFLIKKSK; this is encoded by the coding sequence ATGAAACAAATACTAATTATCGCTTGCATTTATCTGCTCAGTTTGACTGCAAAAGCTCAAAATTTTAATTATGGCGCCATTACTTTTGAAGATATAGAATTTGATAATAAAGTGATTGATAGTAATGCAAATGCTGTTGTTTTAAAAGAATTTGGAACTACATCCATACAAGTTGATGATGCGAATGGCAAAATTGAGTTGGTATTTGAACATCATGTAAAAATTAAAATTTTTAACAAGGAAGGCTTTAAAGAGGCAAATATTATTATCCCCACTTATAAGGATGATAACCGGGAAGAAACCATTTCAGAGTTAAAAGCTTCTACTTTTAATTACATTAACGGTAAATTCGAGGAAACCTTAATGAGCTCGAAAAGTGTTTTTACTGAAAATAGATCCAAATATACAAGGCTAACCAAATTTACACTTCCAAATTTAAGGGAAGGATCTGTTATAGAATACAGTTATAAGTTGCGATCGCCTAATCTTTTCAATTTTAAAACATGGGAATTTCAAAGTAATATACCGAAAGTAATAAGCGAATACCTAGTTTACATTCCTGGCATTTACAACTATAATGTATCACTAAGGGGTTTTCAAAAGTTAACTGATCAAAAAGTTGAACTTTCTAAAGAATGCCTAAGAATTTCTGGTTCTTCAATCGATTGCTCCAAAATCAGTTACTTGATGAAAAATATTCCTGCCTTTATAGAAGAGGATTATATGACTGCATCGAGTAATTTTAAATCTGCTGTTTATTTCGAGTTATCTGATGTTACTAATCCGCGTGGTGGAAAAACTTCTTATACCAAAAGCTGGCGAGACATTGATTATGACTTAGTATCTGATAAATCTTTCGGATCGCAAATGAAGAAAAAAGATCTTTTTAAAGATTTAGTTCCGACAATTATTAAAAATGAGACCGATGATTTAGGTAAAGCAAAAGCCATTTTTAATTATTTTAAAAAACAAATTAAGTGGGATAATTACTTCGGAAAATATTCTATAGATAACATTAAAAAGGCCATTGATACAAGATCAGGGAATGTTGCTGATATAAATTTAGGATTGATAGCAGCACTTTCTGCAGCCAATTTGGATGCTGAAGCGGTAATTCTTTCAACAAGATCAAACGGTAATATTAATAAGCTTTATCCAGTAATATCTGACTTTGATTATGTTATTGCAAAAGTGAATATCGGAGATAAAAGTTATTTATTAGATGCTACGGAACCTTTACTTCCATTTGGATTATTACCCCTGAGGTGCATCAATGATCAAGGTAGAGTTATAAATTTAAAAAAACCATCTTATTGGATTGATTTAAAAGCAAGTCAAAAAACTGCATCAAGCTATATTGTAAATGGCATTTTAAATGCTGACGGCAAAATTACTGGCACCATTACAACAGTTAGCCAGGGTTATGCCGCTCTTAATAAGCGCATGGAAATTAAAAAGTACAATTCTCCGGCAGAATATGTAGAAAAGCTTGATGAGCGGCTTACCAGAATAAAAATTTTAGATCAAAGCATTAGTAATTTAGACAGTGTAGAAAACCCATTAACAGAAAAATACGAGGTTGAATTTTCTATAATTGGTGATAAAAATAAAGATCAATTTTATTTTAGTCCATTTTTTATAAGCACAATTACCAAAAATCCATTTAATTTAAATGATCGAACTTATCCAGTTGATTTAGGTGCAGCATCTGATGAACGAATCATCATTAATATAACAGTTCCTAACGATTTTGGCCTTATTGAAAAGCCAAAAGATATGGCCATAGGATTACCAGATTTAGGCGGAAGATATCTTTTAAGAACGGGCTTAGAAGCCGGTACGTTATCGTTAAGTCAGATATTGCAGTTTAATAAGGCAATTTATCAACCAGATGAATACCTTATTTTAAAAGAGTTTTATAGTAAGATTATTCAAAATCAAAAAACTGAATTCTTAATCAAAAAATCAAAATAA
- the ruvB gene encoding Holliday junction branch migration DNA helicase RuvB: MNENLDPEASNLSPTDKDIERVLRPQAFEDFTGQEKVMANLKIFVQAAKLRGEALDHVLLHGPPGLGKTTLSYIIANEMGSGIKVTSGPVLDKPGDLAGLLTGLDTGDILFIDEIHRLSPLVEEYLYSAMEDFKIDIMLESGPNARSVQITLNPFTLVGATTRSGLLTAPLRARFGINCRLAYYDAKLLTTIVLRSSDILNTPINDEGAYEIARRSRGTPRIANALLRRTRDFAQIKGNGNIDTEIARYALNALNVDEHGLDEMDNKILVTIIDKFKGGPVGLKTIATAVGEDEGTIEEVYEPFLIQEGYIMRTSRGREVTEAAYKHLKRNYPGQLGKLF; the protein is encoded by the coding sequence ATGAATGAAAATCTAGATCCCGAGGCTTCAAACTTAAGTCCTACCGACAAGGATATTGAGCGGGTTTTAAGGCCGCAGGCCTTTGAAGATTTTACTGGTCAGGAAAAAGTAATGGCCAATTTAAAGATTTTCGTTCAAGCAGCTAAACTTCGTGGTGAAGCTTTAGATCATGTATTACTTCATGGCCCTCCAGGATTAGGAAAAACAACTCTTTCATATATTATTGCTAATGAAATGGGTTCTGGAATTAAGGTTACCTCTGGTCCTGTTCTAGATAAACCTGGTGATTTAGCCGGATTATTAACTGGTTTGGATACAGGTGATATTCTTTTTATAGATGAAATCCATCGTTTATCACCTTTGGTGGAAGAATATCTTTATTCGGCTATGGAAGATTTTAAGATTGATATTATGCTTGAATCTGGTCCAAATGCCCGGTCAGTTCAGATTACGTTAAATCCTTTTACCCTTGTTGGCGCTACAACCCGATCTGGTTTGTTAACAGCACCTTTAAGAGCTCGTTTCGGCATTAATTGTCGCCTTGCATATTATGATGCTAAACTATTAACCACAATCGTTTTACGGTCTTCAGATATTCTAAATACACCTATAAATGATGAAGGTGCCTATGAAATCGCCCGTAGAAGTCGCGGTACGCCTCGTATTGCAAATGCACTTTTACGAAGAACCAGAGATTTTGCTCAAATAAAAGGCAACGGAAACATTGATACGGAAATTGCCCGATATGCATTAAATGCATTAAATGTAGATGAACATGGTTTAGACGAAATGGATAATAAGATTCTTGTTACCATAATTGATAAGTTTAAAGGTGGGCCAGTTGGTTTGAAAACAATTGCTACAGCGGTTGGCGAAGATGAGGGTACTATTGAGGAAGTTTATGAGCCATTTTTGATTCAGGAGGGTTACATTATGCGCACCTCAAGGGGGAGAGAAGTAACCGAAGCTGCTTACAAACATTTAAAGAGAAACTATCCTGGGCAATTAGGGAAATTGTTTTAG
- a CDS encoding 3'-5' exonuclease, translating into MKLNLKRPLAFFDLEATGINVGADRIVEIAILKAMPDGTEVVKTWRVNPEMPIPLQTSLIHGIYDEDIANEPTFKALALEIAAFFGESDLAGYNSNKFDIPMLLEEFLRSGVDFDMSDRKFVDVQNIFHQMEQRTLKAAYKFYCQEDLINAHAAEADVIATYKVLLGQLAMYKETEFESKQGVKSVPVVNDVDALHVFTNINKPVDFAGRMVYNDDNEVCFNFGKHKGKTAEQVFSVEPSYYAWMKQGDFPLYTKKKLDEEWSKFNAKKNENKAAVRPQTNNPAPRPQPRPQVQQQAKPKPAEPINNDMLEQLKLKFGK; encoded by the coding sequence ATGAAATTAAATTTAAAACGTCCTTTAGCATTCTTTGATCTTGAGGCAACAGGTATAAATGTGGGTGCTGACAGAATAGTTGAAATTGCAATTTTAAAAGCGATGCCTGATGGTACTGAGGTTGTAAAAACCTGGCGTGTTAACCCAGAAATGCCTATTCCGCTCCAAACATCTTTAATACATGGAATCTACGATGAGGATATAGCAAACGAGCCGACTTTTAAAGCGCTGGCGTTAGAAATAGCTGCATTTTTTGGTGAAAGTGACTTAGCTGGTTACAATTCAAATAAATTTGATATTCCAATGCTTTTGGAAGAATTTTTACGTTCTGGCGTTGATTTTGATATGAGCGATAGAAAGTTTGTTGATGTTCAAAATATCTTTCATCAAATGGAACAACGTACATTAAAGGCTGCTTATAAATTTTATTGTCAAGAGGATTTGATAAATGCCCACGCAGCGGAAGCCGATGTTATTGCGACATATAAAGTGTTACTTGGACAGCTTGCGATGTACAAAGAAACAGAATTTGAAAGCAAACAAGGTGTAAAAAGTGTACCTGTTGTTAACGATGTTGATGCTTTGCATGTTTTTACGAACATAAACAAACCGGTAGATTTTGCTGGTAGAATGGTTTATAACGATGATAATGAAGTTTGTTTTAATTTTGGTAAACATAAAGGTAAGACTGCAGAACAGGTTTTTTCAGTTGAGCCTAGCTATTATGCCTGGATGAAACAGGGTGATTTTCCTTTATATACAAAGAAAAAGTTAGATGAAGAATGGTCTAAATTTAACGCCAAGAAAAACGAAAATAAAGCAGCTGTCCGTCCGCAAACGAATAACCCTGCGCCAAGGCCGCAACCAAGACCACAGGTTCAGCAACAAGCAAAACCAAAACCAGCTGAGCCAATAAATAATGATATGCTAGAACAATTAAAACTGAAATTTGGCAAATAA
- a CDS encoding 3-hydroxyacyl-CoA dehydrogenase family protein, which yields MIKNVAVVGSGTMGNGIAHIFAQFGYVVNLIDIDQIALDKAIKVIEKNLERQVVKEILNETQKTGALNNIRTFTSIADGVKNADLIIEAATENIDLKLKIFKDLDTYAPADAILASNTSSISITQIAAVTNRGDKVIGMHFMNPVPVMKLVEVIRGYQTSDETTKTIMSLSADLQKTPVEVNDYPGFVANRILMPMINEAIYTLYEGVAGVYEIDTVMKLGMAHPMGPLQLADFIGLDTCLAILKVLNNGFGNPKYAPCPLLVNMVAAGKKGVKSGEGFYQYTAGKKDLVVAEKFKKS from the coding sequence ATGATAAAAAATGTAGCTGTTGTAGGTTCAGGAACTATGGGAAACGGAATTGCACATATTTTTGCGCAGTTCGGATATGTGGTCAACCTTATTGATATAGACCAAATAGCCTTGGACAAGGCAATCAAAGTAATTGAAAAAAACCTGGAGAGGCAAGTGGTGAAGGAGATATTAAATGAAACACAAAAAACAGGAGCATTAAATAATATTCGAACTTTTACATCAATAGCAGATGGCGTAAAAAATGCTGATTTAATTATTGAAGCCGCGACGGAAAACATTGATTTAAAACTTAAAATATTTAAGGATTTAGATACCTATGCTCCTGCTGATGCAATTTTAGCTTCAAACACATCCTCCATTTCCATTACTCAAATAGCAGCAGTTACCAATCGTGGTGATAAAGTTATTGGAATGCACTTTATGAATCCAGTACCGGTAATGAAATTGGTAGAAGTGATTCGTGGTTATCAAACAAGTGATGAAACCACTAAAACCATCATGTCTTTATCGGCAGATTTACAGAAAACGCCAGTAGAGGTTAACGATTATCCCGGTTTCGTAGCCAATAGGATCTTGATGCCAATGATTAATGAGGCAATTTACACTTTATACGAAGGTGTTGCCGGTGTTTATGAAATCGATACGGTGATGAAACTCGGAATGGCCCATCCAATGGGACCTTTACAATTAGCTGATTTTATTGGCTTAGATACTTGTTTAGCTATTTTAAAAGTGCTGAATAATGGTTTTGGAAACCCTAAGTATGCACCTTGTCCGCTATTAGTAAATATGGTTGCGGCTGGTAAAAAAGGTGTAAAATCAGGCGAAGGATTCTATCAATATACCGCTGGCAAAAAGGATTTAGTTGTTGCAGAGAAATTCAAAAAATCCTAA